GATCAGCTAGAGTGATCCGTCCATGAGGGTGAATATAGATAAAATAGCCGCCCCGTGGTCTGCTGAGATAGTCCTCCGATCCCATGATATGGACCTCAGTAAAAGTAGCATATGGGTGGAGAGACAAAACTTTTACGGAGATCGTTTCTCTACTGACCGTGAGGTTTTTCTTGTCGTCGGCTTCGACACCGAGTTCAAAACGCCCGACCATGCCCTATCCCGTGCCGAACTGACTGAGGGGATGGGGAAGAATAACATCCTATCGTATCAGGTCTACTGCAAATTGTATGACCCGAACCAGCCGGGTGCCGATGAGTGGGGTGGTGTCTGTTATCCGGAGCCGGGAGAACGCCTCAGCTTGCCCGACGTCCTGACTTTCGCTTTCTGGAAGGGTATCCAGCAAGGAGCACTCCAGCAGATACCGAGTAGGATCTACCTCGTAGGGCATTTCACCCGAGCGGATGTGCCCGCCTTCTCCGATTTCAAATCGATGACGCAGATGATGCAATGCGTCCGCAATACCTTCCTCAACATCAACGATCACATTGCCGTGACGTACGGCGCCGACGCTGACGCTGACGATTCCGTGGAGCTTCAGGTGTTCCTTCGGGATACCATGCTGCTCACTCCAGCAACCTCGAAGAGCCTGAGAGCGCTAGGTGAGCTTGTCGGCCAAGAGAAGATTGCTCTCGATCCCGATCCGAAGCGAGACAAGTGGTACAAGCAGAACATGGACGTGCTGCTTGCCGAGCGACCGGAGCTGTTCGATCGCTACGCCCTGAATGATGCCGTGATATGCGTCCGCTACCTCGATCAACTCATTGAGCAATGCCGGGAGTTGCTCGGCAAGCCCAAGATACCGGCGACCCTCACGTCGATCGGCATGGACCTACTGCTACAGACTTGGAGGAAGGAGATGGACCTTGATCCGTTAGCGGTGCTCGGGAAGGAAAAGGTCTACGACACCTATTACAGCAAGCGCCTCGGCCGCTACGTGAAGAAGCCACGGGAGGTCGATCTGGATGAGGTCCATTGGCATATCCCACTAGCCACGGAATGCTATCACGGTGGCCGGAATGAGCAGTTCTGGTTCGGTCCCGGCTTTGAGGATGACTGGACAGACTACGATCTTTCGAGCGCTTACCCTTCGGCCATGGCCTTGCTGCGTGAGCCCGCTTGGCGGGAAACTCGAACATCGACCAAGCTAGACGACTACGCCCCCGACGTGCTCGGGATAGCCAATGTGGATTTTGAGTTCCCCGCATCGGTTCGCTTTCCGACCCTTCCGGTCCGTTCCGACAATGGCCTGATCTTCCCGCGCAAGGGCCGAAGCTATTGCGCTTCCCCGGAGATCGCCCTTGCTCTGCGGCTCGGCGCCAAGATCAAAATCCGCCATGGTGTTGTGATTCCCTATGCGTCGGACACGCTGATCTTCGGTGAATTCATCAAGAAGTGCATCAGCAAGCGGAAGTCGTACCCGAAGGGTACGCTGCGCGAGCAGTTCTGGAAGGAGCTGACCAACTCCAGCTACGGGAAGACCGCCCAGGGCCTCCGGGAGAAGCGTGTCTTCGACCTGCGTGACCCCGAGCGGAACAAGCCGCTCCCGCCGAGCAAGATCACCAATCCATTCTTTGCCGCCTTCATCACCTCCTTCGTCCGAGGAGTGCTCGGTGAGATCATCAACGGGCTGCCGGACAGCGTGTGCGTGTTCAGCTGCACGACCGATGGCTTCCTGTCGAACGCGAAGCCGGACGAAATTGCCGCCGCGACGAGCGGCTCGCTCTGCAATCTGTTCAGCAACAGTCGTCGAACGCTCACCGGAAATCCTGACGTGCTGGAGATCAAGCATCGTATCCGCCGCCCGCTGGGCTGGCGCACGAGAGGACAAGCGACTTTGTTGCCTGGCGATGGTGATCATCCGCCTATCGTGCTCGCGAAGGGCGGTATCTACCTGCCTGAGCACTTTGAGGATGTGGAGGAGCAGAACCAGCGCATCGTCGAGCTATTCCTGAACCGAACACCAGACGACGTGATCGACCTCAACATTATGACCGGGGTAAGGGACATCATCACCTTCGACGCGGACCTTGTGGAGAAGAAGGTCACCAAGCGCCTGAGCATGGAGTTCGATTGGAAGCGGCGGCCGTATGCCGCCCGGCAAGCTGCGGCCCCTCAACATGTCGCCTTCTCGACGGACCCGTGGGAGAGCTTTGCCGAATTCCAGTTAATGCGAACCTACTGGACCGACTTCGGAATCAAGTCTCCTCGCTGCCTGAAATCGATCGAGGATTTCCGATCGTTCGCTCGCTACGTGCTGTCGCAATCGGCGTTGAAGAAGGAGGATGCCAGATACCTAAGCAAGAAGCGTCCCGACATAAACCGCCTGCGCCAATCTCTGTCCTCGGCTTGGCGACATTCGGAAGCTGGCTTTGTTTGGCAGCAGGATGGTCTAAGCAATGGTGATTTTGCCGCGATCCTATCGGATGCCGGAATCCCCTGCACACGCGCTGATGTGGAAAATGGGGCGCGGAAGCCCTTCGTCCCGAAACGGGTGCCGCCTACACCTGACGTTTATAAAGCGATAAGTGCCCTAGCCGCTCGCTTCCCGGATTTAATATTCGAGCAGCTGGTCGCATTATCCGACAGCAAGATCGATTTAATTTCTGCGATCGATCGCCCTTGCCAGTTTATTGATAGAATATAACAATCGCGTGCAATTTTCTTATAAATACCTCATGTTTATCGGGTATTTACGGGGAAGTGATCGATGCGCTGCCACGAGGGTCGTGCCTTACGAAATGCACTGCGCAATTGGGTTGATATCGATGCATGGCAGGCTCCATTTGCCGTCACCCTTACCCTTCGCCAATCGATCAATGTCGAAGATGGCAGGGCGATCCGGCGGCTATGGCTCACGGACCAGCAGGCGTCGCAGAACTTCCGGCATTTCATGAACAAGCTGAACCGCCGGATATTCGGAAAGCCAGCGAGCCGCTATAGGCGAGGAGTGAGCGTGCTGCCCGTGCTCGAAGGCGGCGACGGCAAGCGCCTCCACTATCACGCTGCTATCGATTGCCCCCATTCCTCACTAGTGCAAGAATTTCCGTCGATCATCGGAAACCTGTGGCGATCGACGATGTGGGGTTACGATCAAATCGAGGTTCACCCTGACGCCGATAGGGGATGGCTGAACTACATCACGAAGCTCCGGGACAAACCGGATTTCGCTTCCGCTATTGTCAACGCCGGGATAAAAACGGGCCAGGCACCGGTTTAAAATGGGGCCAGTTGGTTTGAACAAAAAGCCCCAAGGTTGAGGCTGGGCAGCATCGGCAGCGGGGAAGCGGCTGGAGCGGAGCGGAAGCCGATTTCCCGCTGCCGATGGCCGCCCGTTCTTAGGTCATTTATCCTCCCCCTTGTCCTTCTGGCGCTTGCGGCTGCTGGCGAGACGGAAGCTGTCACCATTCATCTCGAGAATGTGGACGTGGTGTGTCAGCCGGTCGAGCAGGGCGCCGGTCAGGCGTTCGGAGCCGAACACCGATGTCCATTCATCGAAGGGCAGATTGCTGGTGATCAGCGTGCTGCCGCGTTCATAGCGCTGGCTGAGTACCTCGAACAGCAACTCGCCGCCCACGGCGGTGAATGGTACATATCCCAACTCGTCGAGGATCAGCAGCTTTACAGATGCCAGATGCTTTTGCAGGCTGCGCAAGCGACGCTCGTCGCGAGCCTCCATCAGGTCATGGACCAACGCCGCGGCCGTTGTGAAGGCCACGCTGTGCCCTTTCTGGCACGCAGCCAGTCCTAGCGCGAGGGCGGTGTGGGTCTTACCGGTGCCGCTGGGGCCCAGCGCAATGACATTACGCCGCCGCTCGATCCATTCACCGCGCGCCAGTTCCAGAACCAAGGCCTTGTTCAGTGATGGCTGGGCTGCAAAGTCGAAGGTGTCAAAGCTCTTGGTGTGCGGGAAGCGAGCCATGCGGATACGGCGCTCCACCATCCGGCGCTCGCGATCAATCCGTTCAAGTTCGCACAGGCGCAGCAGATAGCGGGGGTAATCGGCCCGATCCTGCGCGGCCTCGAAGGCGACCTTCTCATACTCGCGCACAAAGGTGGGCAGCTTGAGCGCTTTGAGATGGTTGGCCAGTAGTACAGCGGGCGGCACGCTGGTGGGTTCGGCCTCGATGGCTGGCAGCGGCATCATGGGATCACTCATGCTGCCACTCCCGTCGCTGGAGTGCCTGCCTGCGAGAGCAGGCCCATGTAGGTGCGCGGATCGGTACGCCCGACATTCGCGCGCGGCAAATGCGGGTAAAATTGCAGATCGAGGCGCGGCACACGCTGTTCGAGGCGGGCCAGCGCGATCATCTTGATCGCATCGAAGCTGATTGCCCCCATCTCCAGCGCGCGGGCCACTGCCCATTCCACCAGGGACTGCTCGAAGCGTTCGCATAGCCGCAGCACCTGGATGAACTCGCGCCGTCCCTCTTTGCCGCTGCGCGCCTCCATCAGTCGTCGGATGCGATGCATCGGTTCAGCCAGCACCCAGCCATCGAGCGGCGCTGCCTGATCAAGCGCGCGGGGTTTCTGTTCTAACAGCGCCAGATAGTGCAGCGGGTTGGCAATGAAGTCCTCCCGCTCATAGCTGCGCGGATGCACTGCGATCAGCTCCCCGCCACAGATGATCGCAACCCGATCGACATAGCCTTTGATTACGACCTCCTGGTGGGCATAGGCCGTCGGCACCGAATAATCATTGGTACGATAGCGCACCAGCGACATCGACGAGGCCCGCCCCGTCACCATATGGCAGGGATCGAACGGCACCGCCGGTAGCGGCATAAAGGCCGCCAGATCAGCCACCAGCCTGTCACCGATGCTGCGCTCATGCCCGCGCAAGATGGCCTGTCGTCGCTCCATGCATTGTTCGACAAAGCGCGCGTTCAGCGCATCAAAGCTGGGCGCCTCTGGCCTCGGCACCATGAAGTGGCGCCGGGAATAACCGACCAGCCCCTCGACCTTGCCCTTGTCGTTACCCTTGCCGGGGCGCCCGAATTTGTCTTCGAACAGGTAATGGCTCTGGAGGGTCGAGAACATCCGGCTGCGCTCGCGCTTCCCGTCGCCCAGGATCTGCGCCACTGCCAGCTTGGTGTTGTCATACAGGATCGACTGCGGGATGCCGCCGAAGAAGGCAAAGGCCGCCACGTGCCCTTCGCAAAATGCCTCAGCCACCTCGGCAGGATAGGCTTTAACGAACGGCGCATCGCTGTGCGGCAGGTCCATGCAGAAATAGTGGAACCGCACCAACTTGCCGTCGATGATCCCGTCCGCCTCACCAAAATCCACCTGCGCATGCCCCGGCTTGTGGCTCAATGGTATGAACACCTCGCGGCTGCGCAACTTGGCGCCCGCCACATAGTCGCGAACAATGGTGATGCCGCCGGTGAAGCCATGTTCATCGCGCAGACGCTCGAAAATACGCGCGGCAGTGTGTCGCTGTTTGATGTGAACCTTGCGGTCATCCACCAGGATTTGGTCAATGATGTCGGTAAATCCGGACAGCTTGCGGCTGTAGGTTTGCCCGCTCCGGCCGTGCGCTGCTGGCTCTGGAAAGCACAGCATCTTGTCGACGGTCTTGCGATTGATCCCAAAATACCGGGCGGCAGCGCGACGGCTCATCCCGTCAATCAGCACGGCGCGGCGGACCTTCTGATAAAGCTCCACTCTCTTCATCCTCCACCTCCGCCCAAAAACGGAGGTCTAGCAGGACTGGCCCCTTTTTAATCCGGTGAGACTGGCCGATCCGTGGCCCCTTTTATTCCCGGTGTTCTCAGCTATAGACTGGGTGAACGTTCGCCTGCCGTGATCGCTGGGTACAGACCCCGTCACTCCCCATGTCGTCTGCTATTAGATCGAAGGCACCGCCGTAGGCGAGCCTTGATCTATTATTATGCCTGGTAAACATCATAAAATAATTAATAAACAGAAGGTTACGCCTATGGCCCACGTAATTCTAACCAATTTCAATGCCCCATCTCACATCCGCCAGCGGTTCGATGCCGTCTGTCACGCCTCCGGCCGAACACGAACGTCCGTGCTCATCGAGATGATGGAACGGTACGTAATCGACCAGAGCAACGCTCTGGCCTGCAAGGCTCGGCAGCTCGGTGATGCCGATCGGATCATCGAGGAAAATCGGTCTTTGAGCCGTTCGAATGATGGATGGGGTGAGGCCCCCGGGTCAGCTTTGTATGGTTCTCACAGCCGGACAAAATCGATTTTTGAGCCGCTGTCGCCATTCATGGATGACGGGCCGGATCAATGGGCATGAAGCCCAGCTAAAAGCCCCAGGGTATTTCCATCCTGGCTAAATTAGCCGCTAGACGTAACCGAAATAGTGTGCGGGCCCGGCTTTGCGATCACCTTTACGTAGTAGGCTAGGTTTAGGGCCTTGTGCACCTCAAACCGGTAGCTAGGCTTCAAACCCGCCTCGTTCACGAAACTTTCGATGTTGAGGTGCCTTAGCCGCTCCGCGTTCTCGATCACGAATAAGTGAACTGCCAGCAGCTTCTCGCCGGGGCGAGCGCCATCGTACGCTCTTCTTAGCTGTTTAGCGATCTCTGCCACCCTTCCACCTCACCATTAAGTCCTTCTGCCAGCACCTTGATGCCTTGCCGGTCCTTGACCGTAAAGTCGTTCAATAATGCGCCCCCCTATCGCTCGCCTCCCTGGCCACCTGTTGCGAGTTGTCTGATCGTGGAAAGCCGACGATCCCGTCAAACGCAAACCAACATTTGCTTTTGATGAGAGGTCGAATTTGGACCGATATGTGGCCTATTATCGTGTGTCTACCGAGAAGCAGGGCCGGTCAGGCTTGGGGCTCGCTGCGCAGCAATCGGCGGTGGATCGGTTCCTACAGTCGGGTGACGAGGTGCTCGCCGCGTTCGTCGAGGTACAATCAGGGCGAGTTGATCAGCGGCAGGAGCTTTGGAAGGCTATTGCCTTCGCCAAGAAGCATAGTGCCAAACTGCTCATCGCGAAGCTGGACCGCTTCTCGCGCAAGGTCAGTTTTATCGCAGGGATTATGGAGCAGGGAATAGAATTGGTTGTGGCGGAAATGCCTCACGCGACCGACTTCCAACTGCACATATTCGCTGCCCTGGCACAGGAAGAAAGGCGGCTGATTTCCGAGCGGACTAAGAATGCTCTAGCGGAGGCAAGGAAGAGAGGCGTCATCCTGGGTCGAAATGGTAAGAAGCTTGCTGATCGAAACCGTAGAGAGGCAGATGAGCGGGCGAGGGCGCTCGCTCCACTAGTTCTGCCAATGATCGATCAAGGTATGTCTTTGGGACAGATTGCCCGCAATCTGAACGCAAGCGGCATAACAACTCCTCGCGGCAATGCCTTCAAGGCACAGCAGGTCAAAAATTTGGTGGTTCGTACGCTAAAGGAGCGAGCACTCACCTTCGCGTCGGTCCTCAGCTCTGGTCAGTGAGCTGACCTTGAATTCGCTCTGCGTCCTGATGGCCCGTGAGGCGTCGATTGGCGGACAGCTTCTAGCTCTTTTTCGATCTTATCCGCCATAGCTCCTGCTCTGTCGCGCTCACGTCTAGCCAAAGCGAGGAGTGCTTGCTGCTTCTTTTGTGCATCTTCTAGTGCGGATCGCGCAGTATTGATTTTGTCAATTTCAATCCAGGCAACTGGTATTATTATAGCGGGCATCGCCAAGAAAAAGGTGATGCCTGCCGCCGCGATAGCCCAGAAATCCCGCTTAATACCTTCTACCTTATTATCAATTCCAGAAATTTTTTCTTCAATTAGCTCAACTATTGCTCCACCGCGCCCCGTTACGGATTGATCCGTAACGAATTCTGCCATTTTCTGTTTAAGTTGATATTTTTGGCTATAGCCTTTTGCTACTGCTGTCGTGGTTGTAAAATCAATTGTGGCGAACTGACGCCCAAGCGTAAGCAGCTTTGATCGACCACTGCCATTATAAAGCATGCAGAACAGCGCACCCTTGTACCCAGGGTCTATTTGTGGACCATTTGAAAGAATAATTCCTTCAAAAAAATAACTAACCTTTAAATCAAATCGCCCAATAATAAACGGTGGGAGGTTCGCATGTTCGAGCGCGCTGACTATCGCATAAGAATATGGCGGTATTTCAAAGTGGGAATTTGAGTTGCTAAGTTCTATCATCTTCCCTTGGCAGAGAATTTCTGGCCCAATGCGAAGGTCGTAGCTTGCTGATCGGATGTTTAATTCTTCCGCTTCTGAAAGAAGGGCACCTGCTCTGACGAGGGGGGCTAGGTGTTCCTTGGTCACTACACCACCACGGGTCTTGAGCAAGTCAAGCATCGCTAGCACAGCGGCTGCAACGGTGTCGGCATCTCCTTGAAGCACGATGTCGCACTGAGCCACGACCGCATTGGCCCTTTTGAGGGATTTCTCGTCCATCAGTCGGGTGGCATCCCCCGCCACTCTGCGTGCTTGTTCAGTAGTATCGTCGATAGTGGCGAGCCCAACCGTCATCGTTTCGCAGCCGATCGTTTCGCGTACGTTCTGAAATACCTCCAAGCTCATGGGGTCGAAAACCGTCGCGCAGGTTGCGGCAGCCGCGTGATTCAGTTCGGACCAGCGCATACCATATGTGTCTGGGCCTACGGTGATTTTCCAAGCGTGAGTCGCGTCATTCCATTTGGTGACAAAATTATATTCTTTATCGTTCGCATCTCGTGGCTTCCTGGTCGTTGACGGCTTGAGCACCTGGATGCCTTGAGCCCTCAGCCTGTCCTGGAGAGTCGATTTGCCCGCCCCTCGTGGGCCCACAATCACGATCAGCATGATGCATTTCTCCGCCTAGGATGCGTAGTAATACACATGCCCGGACGTTGGAGCGATATGGAACGCCTCCGATATGACATCCTTCCCCGTTTTGAGCTAAGCGGCTTCCCTCGTGACAGGACTTCCGGCACAGCCTCCAGGCATGATCTATCTTTCGGCGCCTTATTCATCCAGCGATCCGGCCATACGCGCGCAGCGCGTGGCTTCTGCGATCCAGGCTATGACGACATTGATGGCAAAGGGCCGTGTTACCATTTGCCCGATCGTTCTGAATCACCAGGCCATCGAACAGCTGCCAGACGGTGCGGCTCAGCTTCCGGGCGCCTATTGGAAGGAGTTGGAGCTGCGGCTTGCAGATGCGTGTGATCAACTCCTGGTGCTGCGTCTTCCGGGGTGGGATAAGAGCCGTGGCGTAAAGCGCGAGATGGACCTTTTTAATGCGAGGGCAAAGCCGGTAGAATTCTTGGACCCGCTTGATGGCTCTATCATCGCTGGAGCCAATTTAACGACAGGTAGACGAAGCGAATTGTCCGGTGAGTGATATCTACGACCTTGTCATAATCGGTGGCGGCCTCGCCGGTCTTTCTGCATCCGCGCGGGCAGAAGAGCTTGGGGCCCGTGTGGCGCTCGTGGACGCAGCTATTCCCGGCACGCCGGGCGCTCTTGGAGGATTCGCACCTTTCTCGGGGGCCAAATTCTCTCTCGCTCCCGCTGGCTCTGGTCTTGCTCCTCTTGTGGGGGGGCGGGGGGCGCTGATTGAGCGGTACCGAGAATGTTGTATGGATTTTGCCGCTCTCGGCTTCCACGAGTTCGCTTTGGACGAGCGCGAACTTGCCGGTGACGAATCGGATATGGGCGACGCGCTGGCTTATCGGAGCTATCATTCGGTCCTTCTCTCTCCGAGCCGGATTGACGAGCTTTTGCTGGCGATGGGAGCCCGTTTACGGACAACAGATATCGTCCGCGACAAGGTGCAGAAGATTATCGCACCTCAGAAAATGGCGCGTGCTGCGATCCTCAGCGATGGGCGTCGAATTACCGGGCGATCTCTTGTGTTGGCGGCCGGACGGTTAGGGGCCGATCTGCTGAGGGCGGCGTCCGTGCCGGAAAAGAGAGGGAAGGGGATCGATGTAGGCGTTAGACTCGGTTTTGATAGCCTTGAGCCGTTAGCACCTTTGCGCGCGTTGGGGCCGGACGCGAAGATGATGTCGAGCGGTGTTCGGACATTCTGTCTGAACTCCCCAGGGCAGATTTTTCACTATCCGGGCCTTGGCTATGAGATTCCTGGAGGAATTGTCGCTCCGGATGGCTGGCTTGAATCAAATGTCGGCATCCTGTGTCGTCTTGATGACCGTGAGGCCGTCCTTGCGCACTTCGCTAGACGGGCTCCGCTCGAAGCGATGCCGCTCGTGCAGCAAGGGTCTGGTACCAAACTTGGTTGGACCGACGAATCGATAGATATGTTCACTCCCGAGATCGTTGCCCGGATCGATCAGTTCGTAGAGCAGCTGGCAAATGCGGGGTTTTTTGCCCCCCCAAGTCATTATGATGTCCACCTACCTTTGCTGGATTGGCACTGGCCTGTCTTTTCGCTTCCTGGTCGCCTTGAGACAGGGGTAGAGGGGGTTTTCGCGGCCGGCGATGTAAGTGGCCACGCTAGGGGGCTACTTCAAGCGGTTGTGATGGGCCGCCTAGCGGTAGAGGAGGCGTTACGCTGACGGAGCAGAAATTCCTCGACCCGCTCTACGGTCCCATAGAGGTTGACGCGGCAACGCGCGCCCTGGTGTTTTCGCCCGAATTTCAGCGTCTGCGTTATGTGCGACTCTGCAATATCAACTCGCTGTATCTAACGGGCGCTTCGGAGCCGAAGCGGTTCGAGCATTGCCTTGGTGTTTATCATTTGGCTGATGTCTGGGCGCGTGAACGTTCCCTCACGCTCCGGGAAACCTCCATCGTCCGCGCAGCAGCGCTTCTCCACGATCTCCTTACGGGGCCGTTCGGCCACTCGTTCCAGTATGTGATGGAGGATAATCCGTTTGAGCAGAGATTTGAGCATACCAACATCGCTCACGGCGTAAGCTCGCGCTTTCTAAAGCTGGTGCGTGCGAGCGCCCATTTTGGCGGAAGGCCCTTTGAAGTGGCGAGCTTGCTGGGCGAAATTAGCGCTGACGTGTTTGAAGCGGTGGAAGGCAAAGGACCCTTTGGCTCCATTATCTCCGGAACGCTTGACCTCGATAACTTGGATAACGTTGTGCGACTGGCTTTCCATATGGGCCTCTGTAATGATGAGGACCGCGCGCTCCCGTTAAAGCTCACGCCGCTTATCGAGACTCGGGAGGGGCGGCTTGCGGTTCGAGAGCATGCGAAGCCATTGCTAGAGCGCTGGTTCGATATTCGTCGCAGGCAGTACGAACTGCTCCTTCTCGACCGCGGAGAATTTTCGGCAAAAGCTATGTTAACCTTAGCCGTTGAAATGGCAGCAGAAGCCAATCTGATAGGTCCTGACGATTGGACGCTGACCGATGACGAACTCCTTGAAAAGCTGAGGGAGCGAAGCGTCGGGGACAACCAAGCCATCGGTCAAATTGTAAGACGATTACGGGTCGGTGATCTCTTCGAATGTGTAGGCGTTTGGAGGAGTGATGCCATCGATTTATATAATGCGCTGTCGGATGCGCATTCGAAGCGGGAGCTTGAGCGCTCCATCGAAGCTCAGCTCGCTGGTAAAGGGGCGCCAAAAGTTAAAGTCTGCGTCCATTACATTCTGGACGCCAGAAAGACCTGTCGCGCGCTCTCCTATTACGACTTGGCCTCTGGCAGTGAAAAAATGATTGGCCACGATAGCCGTAGTCTGTTGGTAGGGGTATTCTTGACCAACGCTCGTTCGACCGTCCTTACCGCACAAGAGCAGGTGCGCGTCTCCGCCATAGTGCGAGATGGACTGGCTACGGTCGGATTGGGAATATTGAAAAATGCTGAGGAGCCGCTTGCTGCCTCGCCTGTCGAAAGCGGTCTGTTTGTATAATGAGTGGCCTGATCCTTCGCACGCTCAATTCAATCGATTGGGATTTCGTTCTACCAAGAAAAGGCTATGTCGGTCCGCCGCATTGGTATCCTGGCACCTTCATTCCTGCGTTGAGCGATTCCCTTATTGAAGCTCTCACTCCTGAGGGCGGTGTTATTTTTGACCCATATTCGGGAATTGGCACATCTGGATGGTCTGCTATACGAACCGCTCGTTCCTGCCATATTGCTGATATCAACCCAGTTGCTATCTTGGCCGGCTACGTAACGACATCCCTTTTGGCTCTAAAACGAATTGACGCGAACCGGGCATATGCGGCGCTGGGTTCATTGAGCAAATTAGTTGATCATGGGGATGATCTTTTTGGAGCGGAGTCTCTTGGCGGCTCGGATCTCGACCACGCGGTAGAAGCAATTTCGTCGCCGAAACCGGCCGAGCTACTTCAGCAAATGCGTGTTGGTTTGCCGCAATGGGAGCCGTTGTCTCGGTGGATGGCTCGTGAAACAATGGCCGAGCTAGGCAGTTTGCTCGCAAGGCTCGATCAACTGAAAGGCGCCTATCTCCGTGTGCTCGGGATGGCAATGATATCAGCGATCGCGCGCACGGTCGGTTCACAGCATGCCAGTTGGGGACACATCGCTGACAACGTACGTCCGCGTGAGCTAAAACCGCAGAGCGTACGGATCGCGGCAATGCGATGGCTAAACAGGACACGGGCTTTCATCGATCTACCTATGCTACCATCGCGCGCCGCGTGCCCTCCGCAGACGTCCGTGCATATACGAGACTGGTCAAACTCAGGCGAAGATGGGCCAGGCACAGCTGATCTCCTGCTCACTTCCCCTCCATATGCTGATGCCATCGATTACACGCTCGCCCAGCGACTATCGCTCTATATCATGGGTCATACCGATGACGATATTCTGAGGATGGTGTCGGGTGAAATCGGCGCTCGGCGCAAGCGCTTCAAGTCGGATAGCCGAGTCCAATGGTCTGAGCAGCTTTGCAATGCGCTTGCGTCGCAAATCACTTGGCTCAAGCCGAAAAGCTCCCTTTGTCTTGTCCTCCCGCATAAGGACAGCGGGCGGAGTGCTGGCGAAGATGACCTCAAGACAACACTAGAGCAGCTGGGGTGGGATCTATTTTTCGAGCGGGACCGTTCGATCCATCAGTCTCACACTCGCCAGTCTTGGACATCCATTAAAAAAGAAACGATTCTCGCCTTTAGCCGGGGATAAATGTAGCCTGCACGTCGCAGGTGTTTCTAAGAGAGAGAAATAAGGGCGGCGGGGAATACTGCCCGCCACTCTTCATTGTTTAGTGAGCCTTTTTAAAGCGCTGTCGAATATCAACCGACAGCTTCGTCAAACGCTCATCGAATTGACCATCCATTACCATAGCCCTGATGGTACAGAAGGCATGCTCGACCTCATCGAGATCCTTGCACTGAACCGAGAACATCCCTTTCTTCAGTTCGATCTGATGCCGACCATATTTGATCGGCACGAAGTAGGTGCCGGCTTCGTCCATCCAAGCCCATGCCCCCCGAGGCTGTTTGCCCTCGATCATCTGACGGACATGGCCGAGCTGCTGATCTATCCGCTGAATGAGCTTCCGGCGACGTTTGGTTTCGGCCGTGAGCGGGGCGGGCTTGGTGGTGGCGGCAAACTTGAGTTCCATCGACATACCTCCATTGTTGATATGCCTGCGGTCCCCTCGGATCGATATTAGGTCCACAGCCGATCAGCCGAGGTTCGGAGCGTTACAGCATATCGACCAAT
The sequence above is drawn from the Rhizorhabdus dicambivorans genome and encodes:
- the istA gene encoding IS21 family transposase, whose protein sequence is MKRVELYQKVRRAVLIDGMSRRAAARYFGINRKTVDKMLCFPEPAAHGRSGQTYSRKLSGFTDIIDQILVDDRKVHIKQRHTAARIFERLRDEHGFTGGITIVRDYVAGAKLRSREVFIPLSHKPGHAQVDFGEADGIIDGKLVRFHYFCMDLPHSDAPFVKAYPAEVAEAFCEGHVAAFAFFGGIPQSILYDNTKLAVAQILGDGKRERSRMFSTLQSHYLFEDKFGRPGKGNDKGKVEGLVGYSRRHFMVPRPEAPSFDALNARFVEQCMERRQAILRGHERSIGDRLVADLAAFMPLPAVPFDPCHMVTGRASSMSLVRYRTNDYSVPTAYAHQEVVIKGYVDRVAIICGGELIAVHPRSYEREDFIANPLHYLALLEQKPRALDQAAPLDGWVLAEPMHRIRRLMEARSGKEGRREFIQVLRLCERFEQSLVEWAVARALEMGAISFDAIKMIALARLEQRVPRLDLQFYPHLPRANVGRTDPRTYMGLLSQAGTPATGVAA
- a CDS encoding HTH-like domain-containing protein, with product MAEIAKQLRRAYDGARPGEKLLAVHLFVIENAERLRHLNIESFVNEAGLKPSYRFEVHKALNLAYYVKVIAKPGPHTISVTSSG
- a CDS encoding rolling circle replication-associated protein, with the protein product MRCHEGRALRNALRNWVDIDAWQAPFAVTLTLRQSINVEDGRAIRRLWLTDQQASQNFRHFMNKLNRRIFGKPASRYRRGVSVLPVLEGGDGKRLHYHAAIDCPHSSLVQEFPSIIGNLWRSTMWGYDQIEVHPDADRGWLNYITKLRDKPDFASAIVNAGIKTGQAPV
- a CDS encoding recombinase family protein; this encodes MAYYRVSTEKQGRSGLGLAAQQSAVDRFLQSGDEVLAAFVEVQSGRVDQRQELWKAIAFAKKHSAKLLIAKLDRFSRKVSFIAGIMEQGIELVVAEMPHATDFQLHIFAALAQEERRLISERTKNALAEARKRGVILGRNGKKLADRNRREADERARALAPLVLPMIDQGMSLGQIARNLNASGITTPRGNAFKAQQVKNLVVRTLKERALTFASVLSSGQ
- the istB gene encoding IS21-like element helper ATPase IstB, with product MPLPAIEAEPTSVPPAVLLANHLKALKLPTFVREYEKVAFEAAQDRADYPRYLLRLCELERIDRERRMVERRIRMARFPHTKSFDTFDFAAQPSLNKALVLELARGEWIERRRNVIALGPSGTGKTHTALALGLAACQKGHSVAFTTAAALVHDLMEARDERRLRSLQKHLASVKLLILDELGYVPFTAVGGELLFEVLSQRYERGSTLITSNLPFDEWTSVFGSERLTGALLDRLTHHVHILEMNGDSFRLASSRKRQKDKGEDK
- a CDS encoding DNA polymerase; translated protein: MERQNFYGDRFSTDREVFLVVGFDTEFKTPDHALSRAELTEGMGKNNILSYQVYCKLYDPNQPGADEWGGVCYPEPGERLSLPDVLTFAFWKGIQQGALQQIPSRIYLVGHFTRADVPAFSDFKSMTQMMQCVRNTFLNINDHIAVTYGADADADDSVELQVFLRDTMLLTPATSKSLRALGELVGQEKIALDPDPKRDKWYKQNMDVLLAERPELFDRYALNDAVICVRYLDQLIEQCRELLGKPKIPATLTSIGMDLLLQTWRKEMDLDPLAVLGKEKVYDTYYSKRLGRYVKKPREVDLDEVHWHIPLATECYHGGRNEQFWFGPGFEDDWTDYDLSSAYPSAMALLREPAWRETRTSTKLDDYAPDVLGIANVDFEFPASVRFPTLPVRSDNGLIFPRKGRSYCASPEIALALRLGAKIKIRHGVVIPYASDTLIFGEFIKKCISKRKSYPKGTLREQFWKELTNSSYGKTAQGLREKRVFDLRDPERNKPLPPSKITNPFFAAFITSFVRGVLGEIINGLPDSVCVFSCTTDGFLSNAKPDEIAAATSGSLCNLFSNSRRTLTGNPDVLEIKHRIRRPLGWRTRGQATLLPGDGDHPPIVLAKGGIYLPEHFEDVEEQNQRIVELFLNRTPDDVIDLNIMTGVRDIITFDADLVEKKVTKRLSMEFDWKRRPYAARQAAAPQHVAFSTDPWESFAEFQLMRTYWTDFGIKSPRCLKSIEDFRSFARYVLSQSALKKEDARYLSKKRPDINRLRQSLSSAWRHSEAGFVWQQDGLSNGDFAAILSDAGIPCTRADVENGARKPFVPKRVPPTPDVYKAISALAARFPDLIFEQLVALSDSKIDLISAIDRPCQFIDRI